Part of the Sinorhizobium sp. BG8 genome, GGTGGCGGTGGAAGAAAATGCCCTGCGCCAGCAACCGGTAGCAGGCCCGAAGCGTGTGAAGCAGGACGATGTTGTGGGCGCATTCGCCGATGGCGTTGTGCAGCTCGACATCGGCCGCAAGCTCTTCCTCGAAATCACCCTTTTCGTGCGCCTGGCGCATGGAGGCGAGGATCCGCGTCAGCATCTCCCTGTCGAACTGCGTTGCGCGCCGTGCCGCCAGTTCGGCTGTGATCCCTTCCAGCTCGCGGCGATATTCCAGATAGTCGCTGGTGGCGCGCTGGTGCCGTGCAATCAGTTCGACGACGGGCTTCGAGAACACCTGCCCGATGAGATCGGCCACATAGGTGCCCCCGCCGTGGTGGCTGACGAGCAGGCCGCGGGTTTCGAGCTCCTTCAGCGCCTCGCGAAGGATGGGACGAGACACGTCCAGCCGCTTGGAAAGCTCCCGTTCTCCCGGGAGCCTGTCGCCGTCGCGTAGCACGCCTTCGAGCAACAGCAGCTCGATCTGCCGCACAACCTCGTCTGCCGTGCGGCTATGGCTGATGCGGGCAAAAAGGTCGAAGGATTCGGCGTTCGGGACGGTCTCCATGCGGGCAAAGGTATCAACTTGAATTAAAACCGGTCAAGATTTTTGTCCACTCGCGGGATTTCTCCGTGGCCCCTGCGTCAATGAGCCCTTTCTTTTTTGGCCTGACATTTGTTAAGCGAAGGGGGTCGATGCATTTGCGATGGGGGATCAAGCAGGCATGGCAAAGGGAAGTTTTGCATTTCCGCCGGCGTCTGCACGCGCCCAGGCGCTGGGTGAGATCCACGCACGGCCCTATGCGCTGGTGGATTCTCCGCGGGTGATTTTCCAGCTCGCCTTCCTGACGGAG contains:
- a CDS encoding FadR/GntR family transcriptional regulator, with the translated sequence METVPNAESFDLFARISHSRTADEVVRQIELLLLEGVLRDGDRLPGERELSKRLDVSRPILREALKELETRGLLVSHHGGGTYVADLIGQVFSKPVVELIARHQRATSDYLEYRRELEGITAELAARRATQFDREMLTRILASMRQAHEKGDFEEELAADVELHNAIGECAHNIVLLHTLRACYRLLAQGIFFHRHLVFSSEHSREQLLSQHEAICAAIIRGDGALAKSAAQTHIDYISAAIREAERSGEWQRISQLRMQQRGLTD